CTCCAAACCTGTCTTTAATCCCGATAAATTCCATAGGGACCGGATATTTTTGCACAACAACTTCGGCTATCGCGCTTCCCATTCCGCCCATAACCTGATGTTCTTCGCAAGTAACCAGAGCTCCTGTTTCTTTTGCTGCTTTTAAAATTGCTTCTTCATCAAGAGGTTTTATAGTATGCATATCTAAAATTCTGCATGAAATCCTTTCCTTTGCAAGTTCTTCCGCAGCTTTAAAACATTCAAACAAAATAAGCCCGCCGCCGCCGATAAGTGTAACATCACTTCCCTCTTGAAGCATATTTGCCTTACCTATCTCAAATTTATCCTCTTTCTTTGTCAGTATCGGTACTTTTTCTCTTCCAAACCGGAGCATCATGGGACCATAAGCTGCAGTAACTGCTTCAACTGCTTTCACCATTTCAATGGCATCGCAGGGCATAATTACTTTCATATTTGGTAAACATCGCATCAGCGCGACATCTTCAATTGCCTGATGCGTCGCCCCGTCTGCGCCTACTGAAACGCCGCCGTGAGCAGCTGCTATTTTTACGTTTAAATTTGCATAGCAGATTGAGATTCTAATCTGATCCCAGCATCTTCCGGGTAAAAATACGCCATAAGTAGCACAAAAAGGGATTTTTCCTGTAGTCGCCAGACCTGCAGCCGTAGAAATCATATCTTGTTCAGCAATACCCATATCAAAAAACCTGTCAGGATATGCCTTCCAGAATTTATTAGTCATTGTTGATTTTGCCAGATCGGCGTCAAGTACAACAATATTCTTATTATCTTTCCCCAGCCTTACGATTGTTTCTGCAAATGCTTCACGTGTTAATTTGTATTCCGGTGTTTGCATTAATCCTCC
The window above is part of the Candidatus Firestonebacteria bacterium RIFOXYD2_FULL_39_29 genome. Proteins encoded here:
- a CDS encoding transketolase, whose amino-acid sequence is MQTPEYKLTREAFAETIVRLGKDNKNIVVLDADLAKSTMTNKFWKAYPDRFFDMGIAEQDMISTAAGLATTGKIPFCATYGVFLPGRCWDQIRISICYANLNVKIAAAHGGVSVGADGATHQAIEDVALMRCLPNMKVIMPCDAIEMVKAVEAVTAAYGPMMLRFGREKVPILTKKEDKFEIGKANMLQEGSDVTLIGGGGLILFECFKAAEELAKERISCRILDMHTIKPLDEEAILKAAKETGALVTCEEHQVMGGMGSAIAEVVVQKYPVPMEFIGIKDRFGESGTPVQLFEEFGLSAKFIVQAVKNVLKRKKA